A single genomic interval of Sceloporus undulatus isolate JIND9_A2432 ecotype Alabama chromosome 2, SceUnd_v1.1, whole genome shotgun sequence harbors:
- the LOC121920336 gene encoding protein ALP1-like: MGRLEPRCFSDALDRQVRDAGGGSGKEAAPERAALPAAVSIRGRPGPPPRPTCCTPAAGGQEQRLAYLANVPEPRRWWVKHQAARRNWLCRRRCWLLGRGAFRAGVQDAQADAAALADALRPHLRAQDTTMRRAITVEERVPSGLVALQPAPLPEVARRFQIGLSTASVICIEVAQAIEKVLLRRTVRLGDHRQIMDGFEKLGFPNCVGAVHGIHIPVRAPKVGGEDYYNKKHGYSIVLQGATDHNGRFINIEAGFPGRNHESFIFQHSFLCQAMDAGAFVPGNPTITINGVQVPPLIIADGEYPMRKWLMKPYGGTVRCQQLKFNTALRSAHSVVERAFGRLKSRWGCLGAKLSVGEQHFATVVSACVVLHNICETSGAVLHTADESVEELRLPAMQGDFQNDINGCKKEGETVRAAIARMLDHQ; this comes from the exons ATGGGCCGCCTGGAGCCTCGCTGCTTTTCCGACGCACTTGATCGCCAGGTACGAGATGCTGGAGGAGGCAGCGGCAAAGAAGCGGCGCCGGAACGCGCTGCTCTTCCTGCGGCTGTGAGCATTCGCGGAAGACCCGGGCCGCCTCCTCGGCCGACGTGCTGCACTCCTGCTGCAGGTGGACAGGAACAGCGCCTGGCCTACCTGGCCAACGTCCCCGAGCCCCGCCGCTGGTGGGTGAAGCACCAGGCGGCGCGGAGGAACTGGTTGTGTCGGAGGAGGTGCTGGCTCCTGGGACGAGGAGCCTTCCGCGCGGGAGTTCAAGATGCCCAAGCCGACGCTGCTGCGCTGGCCGACGCCCTCCGGCCCCACCTCCGCGCCCAGGACACCACCATGCGCAGGGCCATCACCGTCGAGGAGAGGGTGCCATCCGGTCTGGTGGCTCTCCAGCCCGCTCCTCTACCAGAGGTGGCCCGGCGCTTCCAGATCGGCCTCTCCACCGCCTCCGTCATCTGCATCGAAGTGGCCCAGGCCATCGAGAAGGTGCTGCTCAGGAGAACCGTCCGCCTGGGAGACCACCGGCAG ATCATGGATGGTTTCGAGAAGCTGGGCTTCCCAAACTGCGTTGGTGCTGTTCATGGGATACATATCCCTGTGCGTGCCCCCAAGGTTGGGGGTGAGGATTACTACAACAAAAAGCATGGTTACTCCATAGTACTGCAGGGGGCAACTGACCACAATGGCAGATTTATCAATATTGAGGCAGGATTTCCAGGTAGAAATCATGAATCCTTCATATTCCAGCACTCGTTCTTGTGCCAAGCAATGGATGCAGGGGCATTTGTCCCTGGGAACCCAACCATCACAATCAATGGCGTCCAGGTGCCACCGTTGATTATTGCTGATGGGGAATACCCCATGCGAAAGTGGCTTATGAAGCCATACGGTGGTACAGTTAGGTGCCAGCAACTGAAATTCAACACTGCATTACGTTCGGCTCACAGTGTGGTAGAAAGAGCTTTTGGCAGACTAAAGAGCCGGTGGGGGTGCCTTGGTGCAAAGCTTTCAGTGGGAGAACAACATTTCGCTACAGTGGTGTCTGCATGTGTGGTGCTCCATAACATATGCGAGACGAGTGGAGCTGTGCTGCACACTGCCGATGAATCAGTGGAGGAGCTTCGCTTGCCAGCAATGCAGGGTGATTTCCAAAACGACATTAATGGTTgtaaaaaggagggagaaacagTTAGAGCAGCTATTGCCAGAATGCTTGATCATCAATAA